Proteins encoded in a region of the Triticum dicoccoides isolate Atlit2015 ecotype Zavitan chromosome 3A, WEW_v2.0, whole genome shotgun sequence genome:
- the LOC119269393 gene encoding 2,3-bisphosphoglycerate-independent phosphoglycerate mutase has translation MATTNWTLPDHPTLPKGKTVAVVVLDGWGEASPDQYNCIHVAQTPVMDSLKNGAPEKWRLVKAHGTAVGLPSDDDMGNSEVGHNALGAGRIFAQGAKLVDAALASGKIWEDEGFNYIKESFDKGTLHLIGLLSDGGVHSRLDQVQLIVKGASERGAKRIRLHILTDGRDVLDGSSVGFVETIENDLAQLREQGVDARIASGGGRMYVTMDRYENDWSVVKRGWDAQVLGEAPHKFQNALEAVKTLRAEPKANDQYLPPFVIVDESGKSVGPIVDGDAVVTFNFRADRMVMLAKALEFPDFDKFDRVRVPKIKYAGMLQYDGELKLPSKYLVSPPLIERTSGEYLVKNGVRTFACSETVKFGHVTFFWNGNRSGYFDETREEYVEIPSDSGITFNEQPKMKALEIAERTRDAILSGKFDQVRINLPNGDMVGHTGDIEATVVACKAADEAVKMVLDAVEQVGGIYLVTADHGNAEDMVKRNKAGQPMLDKSGSIQILTSHTLQPVPVAIGGPGLHPGVRFRSDIQTPGLANVAATVMNLHGFQAPADYETTLIEVVDK, from the exons ATGGCGACCACGAATTGGACGCTCCCCGACCACCCCACGCTCCCCAAGGGGAAGACGGTGGCCGTCGTCGTGCTCGACGGATGGGGCGAGGCCAGCCCCGACCAGTACAACTGCAtccatgtcgcccagacgcccgtcaTGGATTCGCTCAAGAAT GGTGCTCCTGAGAAGTGGAGACTAGTGAAGGCTCATGGAACTGCCGTTGGTCTCCCAAGTGACGACGACATGGGCAACAGTGAAGTTGGCCACAATGCTCTTGGAGCTGGCCGAATCTTTGCTCAAGG TGCGAAGCTTGTTGATGCTGCTCTTGCTTCCGGGAAGATTTGGGAAGACGAGGGGTTCAATTACATCAAGGAATCTTTTGATAAGGGTACTCTGCACCTTATTGGTTTGTTGAGTGATGGAGGCGTTCACTCCCGGCTAGACCAAGTGCAG TTGATTGTGAAAGGTGCCAGTGAGAGGGGAGCAAAAAGAATTCGCCTTCACATTCTTACTGATGGGCGTGATGTTTTGGATGGCAGTAGTGTTGGTTTCGTAGAGACAATTGAGAACGATCTTGCTCAGCTTCGTGAGCAGGGTGTTGATGCACGGATTGCATCTGGTGGTGGAAGGATGTATGTTACCATGGACCGCTACGAG AATGACTGGAGTGTGGTCAAGCGTGGGTGGGATGCCCAGGTGCTTGGAGAAGCACCACACAAATTCCAAAATGCACTTGAAGCTGTGAAGACTCTAAGAGCAGAGCCCAAGGCCAATGATCAGTATTTGCCCCCCTTTGTGATAGTTGATGAGAGTGGCAAATCGGTTGGTCCTATAGTAGACGGTGATGCAGTCGTGACTTTCAATTTCAGAGCTGATCGCATGGTTATGCTTGCGAAAGCACTCGAGTTTCCTGATTTTGATAAATTTGACCGTGTTCGTGTACCAAAAATTAAGTACGCTGGGATGCTTCAATATGATGGTGAGTTGAAGCTTCCAAGCAAGTACCTTGTTTCCCCACCTTTGATTGAGAGGACATCTGGTGAATACTTGGTGAAGAATGGTGTCCGCACCTTCGCTTGCAG TGAGACAGTGAAGTTTGGCCATGTCACATTTTTCTGGAATGGAAACCGTTCGGGATACTTTGACGAGACCAGGGAAGAGTATGTAGAAATTCCCAGTGACAGTGGTATCACATTCAATGAGCAGCCCAAAATGAAGGCACTTGAAATTGCTGAGAGAACTCGGGATGCTATCCTCAGTGGGAAGTTTGACCAG GTGCGTATTAACCTGCCAAACGGTGACATGGTTGGTCACACTGGTGATATTGAAGCTACAGTTGTTGCTTGCAAGGCTGCCGATGAAGCTGTCAAG ATGGTCTTGGATGCTGTGGAGCAAGTTGGTGGTATCTATCTTGTCACAGCTGATCATGGAAACGCAGAGGATATGGTTAAGAGGAACAAAGCTGGCCAGCCGATGCTCGACAAGAGCGGTAGCATCCAGATTCTTACCTCGCATACGCTTCAGCCA GTCCCTGTTGCTATCGGAGGCCCTGGTCTCCACCCAGGAGTGAGATTCCGCTCCGACATCCAGACACCTGGGCTCGCCAACGTTGCCGCCACCGTGATGAACCTCCACGGCTTCCAGGCTCCTGCTGATTATGAGACGACCCTCATCGAAGTCGTCGACAAGTAA